From the Ciconia boyciana chromosome 6, ASM3463844v1, whole genome shotgun sequence genome, the window CGCGGACCTCGCAGTCCCAGAGGGCGGCCTCATCCCCGCGGCAGTCGATCAGAGCCAGGTTGATGGAACCGTCCCCTTTGCCGAAGCGGGTCATGCTGGCATCGGCAGCCGAGccgcagcccagctgctggcacacCACCTCGGCGTCTTCCATGTCCCAGTTGTCGTCCGCCACCGAGCCCCAGAGGCCCCGCAGCTTCGCCTCAACCCTCCCGGCGCAGGGACCCCCGCCAGCCACCAGCCTCAGCTCCACCGCCTCTGCACCGGGGCACCAGCACGGCTTCAGCCCCACGGGGGGATGCCCCGGCACATGGTGGGCATCCCGGCACGGCCATCCTCCCCACCTCACCTGCGCACGTCACCCCCACATCCAGCTCGTGGTTGCAGAAGTGCCTTCCCCAGCCGAAGTGGGGACAGTCATGCAGCACCGCCTCGCTGCCCCGGCAGAAGAAGGGCTGGAGCCAGATCCGGCCGGTGCCCTGCCCAAACGGGGCATAGGCGGACGCCCTGGCCACCGGGCCGCAGCCCAGCTGCCGGCACACCACGATGCCCCAGCGGGCTTCCCAGTCGAAGTCGTAGCTGCAGACGGAGCCCCACTCGCCTTTGTACTTCACCTCCACCCTCCCGgcgcagcgcccgccgccgTCCACCAGCCGCAGTTCCCCGGTGCCTGCGGCAAGGAGGGTGCTGAGCCCAGCCCAGGGCCGGgagggggtccctgccccacggctgccccccgccccagcgcTCACCCCCGCAGAGCTGCACAcacaggagcagccccagcgccCTGATGGGCACCATGCTGCCGTCCCGGAccccccggcgcggggcgggcgaTATATAGGCAGTGCCGCAGCCGGGAGCCAATGGAGGCGGCAGCACCTTTTGAGCCGTTATCAGGCGGGTTATCTCCCGGCTGGCGGGGCCCCGGCCTCCAATAACCTGCTCCGTGACCAAATATGAGGCTCGGCTCCGCTTCTGGCGTCACACACCTCACCACGGTGGGTTGGTGCCCGGATGTCCCCGAGGGGAGCCAGCCCCCCCGCAGGGCACCTGCCGCCGGCATGAGACGCGTGGGCCCTTcccacccgtgtccccccgtgggGCTGACCCTGCTGCCGGAGCCCGGCAAGAGCCCAGTCCCAATGGCGACAGGGTTCGCCCCAAAATCTACCAAAGCCTCCACGGGGCCGCCCTCAGCACCGGCACAGGGCAAAGCCCAAAGACCCCAGCACGCCGGCACCCATCCTTGgggtgctcccctccccaggggtGCCCGCGGACCCCTGCAGGGGGGCACGGAGGTGAAAGCCACCCCCAGGCTCACCGCGGTGTTTGCAGGTGGCACATCCCCGGCGCCTCGTGGAGGCCGGCAGCAcatggcagtgctgcctgcgctgcctgcagGTGTGCCCCCGTGCTCGCCTCGCAGCGCGGGCAGGAAGGAGGCGGTTTCCCCCCAGGCGAGGACCCGGCGTCGGCATCGACCGCACGCAGCTCCCCGGCCACCTGCAGCGCTACTGATAACGCCGTGCTTTTGCGCACCGGCATCTGCCCGCGGTGATGCCACCAACGGGGACACGGAACCGACACGGTGCCGGGGCGGTGGGACCCACCTGGCTACGCTGGGACAGAGCACCAGCAAAAACCGACGGGCGCAGGGGgtggaagggagaaggagctCCCTCGAGGACGAGGGCAGGGCTGAGCCGCCCACGGCCGCGTGACCTGGTGGGCTCTGTCACTGCCGAGCGGTGCCGGCAGCCGCGGCCttgccggggtggggggacacagagTGGGACAAGGAGGAGGCGACGTGGCAGGCGGGTTCGCATCGAAAGGCTGCAGCTGCGCAACCCCGGGCAAAGCCACCAAAAAGCGCGGTAACGGCCCCAAACCGTGACGGCGGTGGAAGGGCCCAGCGACCCGCTGCCGGCAGCCGGTGCGGCGGCAGCCAGGAAATGCAGGTGGCCGAGGGGCCGCGCGCGGCAGCGGCCGTTGGTGGCATCGTGACCGCGCGGGAGGGGGTCTGCGGGGACGCACCTGCAGGCGGCGTGGGCAGCACCGCCACGTGCCGCCGGCCTCCGTGAGGGACCGGGGACCCGCCACCTGCAAACGTCCCCGAATCGCCCCGGGACGGCTTGCGGGGCCGGCCCCAACGTCGGCGTCACCCGGGATGTCCCCGACGGCGTAGCGTGGGCCTGCCAGGGCCTGCCCGTCCCTGCTGCCCGCACACGGCCCCCGAGGAGCCgccggggctggcgggaggGGGACGACACGGCTTCGTGCCCCCGGGGCGGGAGGTGGCCCTCGCCGCAGCCTCCGGGGGCGCCGGGagcgccccccgccccaccccgcGGCCCTTCCCGGGACGTGGCCGAGCGCCACGGGAGCCGGTTATCGCGGAAGCCCTCCCTTGTCTCCTCAAGgtgagggaggggggggggtcgGGGCATGGCGGCaaccggggccggggccggggccaccGCCGGGGCttggccccgccccccgcccggaGCCACCGCCCCCCGCGGCGCGCACTCCCCGCCGGTAGGGGGCGCCGCTGCGCGGCCTCGTCGCTCCGGAAAGAGCCgagcggcggcggaggcggccgaggcggggcgcggcgcggggaCGATGGCGCAGGAGGTCGAGCAGCTGCGGGCGGACGGCGTGCACAAGGAGGTGCTGCGGGAGGGCACCGGGCCGCTGCCCGACTTCCGCGacggcaccaaggtcagagccGCACCaccgccgccggggcggggggggagggagaggggggaggaggggagagacgGGCCAGGCGCGCATGCGCGCCCCCCCCAGCGTCGCCATGGTGACGCCGCGGCCTACTCTGTCCCCTCAGGCCACCTTCCACTACCGGACGCTGCGGTGCGGGGACGAGGAGACGCCGCTGGACGACAGCCGGGCGCGGGGGAAGCCAATGGAGCTGATCGCCGGCAAGAAGTTCAAGCTGCCGGTGTGGGAGGCGGCGCTCCGCACCATGCGGCCGGGGGAGCGCGCCCGCTTCCGCTGCGACGCCAAGgtggggcggggccgggcggcgggggcggggctgcgggcggtgggaggggcggggccgcaGTGGGGCGGGGTTTGCTCCTCGGGGGGGCGTGGTCTGCGGCCAGGGGGCGGGGCGTGCGGCCGCCTCGTTGGGCCCCGGTCCCGGGGGTGCGAGGGCGGGAGCGTCCCGGTTCCcggccccccccaccccggtaCGGCCCCGGGCCAGCgctgcctcccgccgccccACAGCACGTGGTGCTCTACCCGCTGGTGTCCAAGAGCCTGCGCAACATCGCGGCGGGGAAGGACCCGCTGGAGGGGCAGCGGCACTGCTGCAGCATCGCCCAGCTGCACGAGCACTACTCTCTGGGCTACCCCGACCTCGACGAGCTCCAGAAGAACCCCCAGCCCCTCATCTTCGACATCGAAGTGCTCAAGGTGAGGCACCTGCTCGCGCCGGCCGAGGGGAGCTCGGGGGTGGCCTCCAGCACCCCTGCCCCGGGCGGAGGCTGCGGGCCGGAGGGCACTGGGGCTCTGCCCTCACGCCGGGGTGCCGGCAGGTGGAGGCACCCGGCTCCTACCAGCAGGACCCGTGGGCCATGACGGatgaggagaagctgcaggCCGTACCCCTGATCCACAAGGAGGGCAACGAGCTGTACCGGCAGGGCAAGGTGCGGGAGGCAGCTGCCAAATACTACGATGCCATCGCCTGTCTCAAGAACCTGCAGATGAAGGTGGGGCTCCCCGGCCCCTCTCTGGGGTGCACATGGGCCTCCCCGCATCCCTCCGGGAGTGCAGGGCTTGGGAGCTTcccctcactccccccccccggctctgTCTCGTCCTGCAGGAGCAGCCCGGCTCTCCGGACTGGATCGAGCTCGACCAGAAGATCACACCCCTGCTGCTAAATTACTGCCAATGCAAGCTGCAGTGCGAGGAGTACTACGAGGTGCTGGATCACTGCTCTTCCATCCTCAACAAGTACGAGGGTAAGGAGCCACGGGCCGGCCCGGCCGGCTGCGGTGGGTGCCGATGGGGCGAGCGGGTACCGGGGAGGCCCCTGCCCCGTGCTCCgccagcccagcagctctcTCCCCGCAGACAACGTCAAGGCCTACTTCAAGCGGGGGAAGGCCCACGCGGCGGTATGGAACGTGGCGGAGGCGCAGGCTGACTTTGCCAAAGTGCTAGCCCTCGACCCCTCGCTGCGCCCCGTCGTCTCCAAGGAGCTGCGGAGCCTGGAAGCCCGCCTGCGCGAGAAGGATGCCGAGGACAAGATCCGCTTCAAGGGCATCTTCTCGCAGTAGAGCCCACGGCTGCAGCGGAGAGCCCGATGCTCTCTGAACAGgttcttttagatattccacATGTGGAATGTTCATTGATGTTTATTAATGTTTAATACAAGTTTTACTTATTTGAAGTGGCCCGGGAGCTCGCCACGGCCCGGTGACACGGCAGTGCACTTAAGTCGCAGTATTAAGTAGTGTATAGCAATCGCAGCGCACGGTTGAAGCGCAATCTAAGCGTGAAGCTCCTTGCCGGGCTGTAGACTACGCTCATCGTCATGCCGGGAAAGGACACGTGGGGTGACACGAGCTCAAGGCCGCTGCTCTCTGCCAAGTTCTTTTATTCGTTGTTTGATGTTTTTATACTTTATGTTGGGCTGAGCCAccgcccccccggggctgtTCACGGCCGCGGGGGCTCCGGTGCCAAGCCTCAGCCCCGTCTCTTACGCCTTCATGCCTGTACTCCGCGCCACGTCCTGCATCGTCACTTCTCAAGGCTGCTGCTATCGTCCCAAGACCGTGTTTCCTCTATACTACGTCATCATGTCAGCGTcgtaaatattttatatagaaTAACTGCTTGTTACCGCTATCTATATAAAACTCTGGTTGTGCTATGCCAAGATAAACAAACAAGAGTAAAACTAGTCACAGGCACCTGGTCACTTACTTAGAAAAATTGCTGTTACAGGTATATGAGGTACAACAAAAGTTGCAGGCAGGCCAGGAACAGGTCAGGGGGAGGGAGCCTGGCAAGCCCTGGCCCTGAGGCCTTAAAAACTTGCTGCAAAACTGAGCCCGTACTTGCTGTAGGAAGCACACCGCGTCAGGGATGCGTTATAGCTGCTAAGCGACTGTTCTAAGGCGTAGAGCCAAGAAGACGCTCCAGCAGGCTCCGTCCTGGGCTCACAGTGTAGAAGCAGCTCAAAGCTGAGCCCAGACCGCTgcggcaccccaaaccccacggCTCTCACCCCGGGCTCAGCCCGAAGGTGACGACAGGGCGGCCGAGCTGCCCTGGCCGTGCTCTGCTCGCTGAAGCCAGCGgctttcctcttcctgcccCTACggtccctccatccctgccctAACACCGCGGCTGCGCTCTCGTGCAAAAGGTTTAACCGCTCACGCGACGTACGGCTTGACGTCGGCATCGACGCGTACCTGAGAGCAGCAGTGCAGCCCAGAGCCGCCCCAGGCTCTCTTTTCCCCGCCATGACGTGTCCTAAATTGCTCAAGACCCAACCGCTGCGCCCCAAGAGCACCTCCCTGCGTGACACCGTGTCCCTGGGTCCGAGGCTCCCCGGGGCCAGGGCtttgctgggggagggaagcCCCAGTGCCATCTGCCACAGCCGGCGCGTACAGAGCAGACATGCGGGTGCCGGCGCCTCGTCTTTACATCGCTTTATTTCACACCGCAACGAAACGAAGAGAACGGAGGAACCGCTTTGGAATCCCggcccttcccctgccccgcGGCTGGCCACACCGAACGGAAATAAATAggcggggagcagggaggtgCCGCTTGCCCTGGGGCATAGCCACGGCCCCCCACAACACTGTGCAGGGAGGGATGACCCCGGGGGGCAGCGcaccagctccccagggagTGAACCCCCAAGGAcactgcccagcagcagctccgcAGCCCCAAAGGACCAGGGGGACGGGGCAGCAGggtggaggcagagctggggggcagcaggggggaCCTGGGATGGCTCAGCCCCGAGGGGATCGCTCTGGCCCTCGGGGGGGGCTCAGAGTGCCGTCTCCCAGGGCCCCTCGCTCTCAGGGGACCCAGCGCCCTCGTCTCCTTCCTACCGGCTCGGGGCCCATCGCAGACTCTGGCCCCAGGTGCTCCTGGCTGGGAAACGAAGGCtgcggcggagggggggggacgGTGGCCGCGCCACCCTCACTCCTCACCCTCCAGCTTGAGGCTGACGCTGCGGGGCTtggcccggggcagcccggggggcGCCGGCGGGGGCCCCCCGTCCCGCTCCGCCTGGCTGGAGCCCCGCGACCGCAGGAGCTGGCTCTGCTTGCGTAGGAAGTCAACGGGCGCCGGGCAGCCGTAGGTGCCTTTGCCCAGCACGGGCCGCGGGGGTCCCTTGGGGGAGTGGGCCAGCGCCGCTGCCTCCAGCTGGGCCAGGTGGGCTACGTAGCCCTCGGACAGGAACTGTGGGACACACGGACGGCCTGAGCCGGTGGCCCCGGCCGTCACGCACTCCCGCCGCCCTGGTGGGGTTAGCAattgtcccctgcagccccagcccgtcCCCAGCTGTACCTGGCACTGGTTGTGGAACTTCTTGATGGCCCGGCCCACGATGTAGATGTGTGTCGGCGCGAGCCCCAGCGAGCTGTAGACGGAGACGTCCTTGGTGGAGCCGTAGCCGGCGACGATGGTGATCTCCGCCTGCCCACAGACAGGAGCGTTATCAGGGCAGGGAGCGACCCTTCCCACGGGGACAGCCACCCCCAGGGGACTGGGACACCCTCGTTTTACGAGGGATCGTTGCAGTGCCCAcgggctgggagctgcccctctgtgcccggggcagggggtcGGCGCCAGCTCTGCCATCGCAGCGTGGTCCAGCTCCGAGCATCTCCGCCCGCAGCTCCGCTGACCCCCGGGACCGAGGGGCACGGCCTGCGGCACAGCCCACGCTacccctccaccaccaccaccggTCCCACGTCCCCACCCCGCcggcgtccccgtccccacctcGGTGCGCAGGCTCTGGAGGAAGGCGGCTTTCTGGCGCAGGGGGTCGTGGGTGAGCCCGTCGCAGAAGGAGACGGCGCCGTGGGGGAAGTTGTGCTGGGAGAGCCAGGCCACCACACGGTGCTTCTGCATGTCGGGACGCCCCGTCACGTAGATGATCATGTAGCCCGAGTCCTGCCAGTGCCTAGGAGGGGACACGTGTTGGTGCCAGGAGCCTGTGCGGGGACAGTCCTGCTGGCAGGAAGCCACCGAGCGTCTCCCAACACGTCACACATGGGCGCTGCCTCCAAAACCTTCCTCCCCACAGGGATTTTATCAAGGCTGAACGCACAGCAGAGCTGCGGGGTATCACAACAGGCTTCAGGACCAAAACCGGGAGCGGACTGCTTTCCTACGAGATGGCACcagcacagaaatgctgtgaACACTCTCTGGGCGAGAGGGCGGCAGGAAATTCCCCCAGCTCGTCCCTGGGAAGGCAGCCTGCTCCGATGGCCCCGCTACCCCAACTGGGTTGTCACCGCAGCGTGAAAGGAGAGGGAGATTGTCCCTCCTACGAGAAGGGCACCTACCGTACGACGTCGACAGCCCCCGCCCTCACTTTGGGGTCGCTGCCCATGATGGAGACGCTGGCGGTGAAGGAGCCATCGATGCTGAACACGACCGACTCGGTGCCCCGGGCCACCACCGTCAGGTACGCCTCGGCGTAGCTGTGGTCCCCCCTGGGACAGGAGAGCGGGGAGGCTCGGGGGAGGCTCTGCCACCAAGGCGGCAGGCGTGGCTCTGCCGAAAGGGCCGGAGGAGGAACCGAGATGGCACCGCACGCCCACGTCTCACCTGACGACCATGCGCACGGGGTAGATGCCAATGGCCAGAGCCTTGTCCGGAGGGATGGTGAAGGTCAGGCGCCCACTGCCGCTCGTCACCTCGGTGCCGTAGTACAGCCACTTCCCTGAGAGCGGCTGCGTCATGATGTAGATGTCCacctgggagagggaaaagggctGAGCATGGACTGAACCCCCAGATCCGGCCACGTCCCCAACCTACAAGTCCTTATGaccctctccctccatcccacgAGGTcccatgggctcctctccaccaCATCCCTTCCCCTGCCATGGGTGACACCAGCCCGGTGCCCCCTCCTGGACATCCCCACCCTGTTTGATGGGGTCCTGGTGGCACCCGCGAGCCCAGCGGTACCTTCTCCCCGGTCAGCGTCACCACGTCTAGGGGTCCGTACATGAAGCGCCCGCTGAGGACCTGCGCTTTGCCCTCGCAGACGATCACATCGCTGGCCCGGTGGTTGGCCGTCACATTctgcagggacacggggggctcAGCAGCCTGCGCCAGTGGCACCCGAAGGAGCGCCCGAGGGGGCCCACGGGCCACACCGGGCTGCGGGACCGTCCCGGCACCCTCCTGGCAGATGGGAGCAAACCCTCCCAGCTGCGTCGCCCCTCGGCCAGGGGTCTGCCCCGGCACCGGGGATGGCCGGAGCTCGGCGCTGCCCCGGCAAAGGGTCGGGCTCCTGATGGCCACAGGGCACGTACCCGGATCTTCACTTGGGTGCGCTTGCGCTGCCACTTCTCCCGGGGGATAGCGGGGCTGTAGATAGAGCTCTCCTCGCTCTCGGCTGGCTGCGGCTCCTCCTTCTCCATCACCTACCGAGCGGCACGGCCCCAGCTCAGCCTCCGCTGGCCCCGGAGAGCTGCAGCAGCGCCCGCCCCACCGCGCCCGCCGTTACCTGGCGCAGGATGAAGGCCACCACATCGGAGGACTCCCAGTAGCTGGCGTGGAAGAGGTGGGGCAGGGTGATGGTGGGGAAGGCGGTCAGGGCGTCGGGGCAGTACAGCGAGTAGTCGATGCGCTTCGGACCCCACCAGCGCTCCAGGACTGCGGGGAGAGCTGGATTGAATCCGTCCTCGGACCGTATCCCACGTCGTGCATCCCAGGGTGCCGGCTTGGGATCGGGACTTACTTTTGACGACTTCGCTGGTGCTGGCGGGAGTGGGGGGCTCCCCCGGCTCGCTGCCCCTCCAGAAGGCCCCGAAGCTGCCGGTGGGGGTAGGGGGGGTGGCATCCACCTCGGGCAGGAACAGGGCAGAGTGCATCTGGAGGGCCTCCGCTGCGGGGAAGAGACGAGTGAGGACACCCAGagccccctggggacaccgagccccctgggaccccccctccAGCAGAGCCCCAAAGGGGTGGGCAGGGCTTGCTCATcactttccccccaccccagctgggCTCCTGCAGTGCTGCGGGTGCTCTGGGCACCCCGGCACGACGCCGGGAGCCCATAAcgcaccccggggtgcccgggACCAGCCCGGCGCGGGGGCCGCTCAcccagcagggaggaggtgcCGTCGCCCAGGGGGTACTTCTGGTAGCGGGGCACGCTGAGCGGCGGGACGGCGTGGAAGGCCTTGGCCAGGAGAGGCTCCAGGCGAGAGGCGCAGGGGTCGGCGGCGTGGAAGAGGTTGTAGATCTGCTCGCAGGCGGGACGCAGCTGGGCCACTGGGGCAGAGAGTGGGGAtgggggctgcccagcctgcGCGGCAAGGAGCCCGGCGGGGAATGGGGCACGAGGACTGGCGGGGATGGGGCAGTGCAGCCGGGAGCTCAATGCCCGGGGggagaaagcaagaggaaaggctggggaGGCAAACCCAGGACACCGGTGACAGCCGGGGGACAGGCCGGGgctggcacagagcagggaaggggacgCTCGGGCACGCACCAACGCCGACACCCGCGCAGCCAGGGGCGGGCGTTCAAGGGGCTCAAACCCAAGCAGGGCTCTTTGGGGAAGTCCTGGGGGGCTCAGGCTTGCAGGGGGAGCACAATTCGGGGACGAGGGTCGGAGCCCCGCGGGGAGGGTCGGGGTCGGGGGCTGGCACCACGGCTGGCGGGGGTCCTCACCATCCAGAGCGGGCATGACGGTCTTGCGCAGCGCGAGCACCAGCCCCAGCGGGGAGCCAAAGAGGAAGAAGCTGGATACCTTAAAGTCGAGGCGGGTGCCGGCACCCTCCGCCCCGTCCGTTGCTGCGGTGCCGCTCCGCGGTGCCTCTGCCTCCAGCGGGGCCTCGCTAGCCTGCAGGCTGGGACAGCGGGGCCAGTGGGCATGGGGAGGGACGGTGCCGTCCCGCTCCCACCAGCCCGGGGGCAAAGCTGTTCCTGGCTTGGCCCCGTTAGCCcggaggagctgctggaagcaGGGGAGCTACAGCAAGACAcccccggggcaggcagcccccacGCAATGCTCCATCCCAGGCTGGCGCAGATGGGAAAGTCACCCTTTCCATAAAGCACAAAATTAGCCGGGACGTCACCAGCGTCCCCGCAGAGACGGGCCACGGCGCTGCTGACCCGTCCCCCTTGCTCTCACCTGCACGAGGAGCTGTGATGGTGGCTGTCCCCCTGCTCCCGGCAGGGCGGCTGCGTCCCCAGCTCGGGGCTGGCCTGGCCCGACCCCGCCGCCCCATCCGCCCCGTCGGCCAGCGGGTCCCTGCCGCCGCACAGCTCGGGGGAGATGGGCTCCGTGCTCTGCGGGGGGACAAGCAGCGAGCGCCCAGGCCCCCGCTGAGCCACCCCCCAGGGACACGAAcacccttcccaccctccccgACCCCAGCCGGGTGCCGGCACTCACCAGGCTGCCCCGGCGGCTGCTGCTCCGGCTGCCCCCCGAGCCCGCTCGGCTCTGGCAGAGCGCGTCGAAGCCCAGGATGCCGCCCACGcagtcccccagcagcaccacctGCGGAGGCACGCAGCCGTGCCGAGGGTGACGAAGGacagagccccccagccccccgcgcAGGGGCAAAGCGGTTCCCGGCGGAGCCAAGCCCCAGCCGGAGCCCAGAGCAAAGcttcccccaaatcccctctcACCTGCCCGCAGAAGCCGGCCCCCTCCCCGGAGTGCAGGAAGGCACTGTATGCCTGGTTGGCACGGGCAATGACGGCACCCATGGCGTGCTGGTAGCTCCCCGAGGAGGTGGCCAGCAGCGGGAGGGCTGCCAGCGGGATGTGGTCCTGGCTGCTGGACAGGCTGTCCCTGTCGTGGCTGTAGGGGCTGAGCCTGAGAGGGACACGGAGGGGAGGGTGAACGGGGCCGCCCCGacgtccccatcccaccgcgcAACGTCTGCTCGCCCCGGGATGCCGCCCCAGGAGctatccccatcccatcccgtcgCTCGTCCTGGATGCCGCACCGGGAGAAGGAAAGTCCCCTCTCCGAGGCCACcacctccccgctcccctcccacAGCTCCGGGGTGGTTTTCCAGGGGGGAcggccccctcctctccccgcaGCAGGGTCCACGGCCCCAGCACGCAGCTCTGCCAGCCATACTTAGAGACGAGGGCGTAGGCAGCGGCGCAGATGGGCGGGCAGGGCACCAGGCGCAGTGCCACGTGTCCCAGCGCCTCGGGGAAGTGGACGCGGGTGACAGCATCAAAGGTGGCCGCCAGCGTCTGCACGTCCGCCTGCTTGGAGCCCGGCTCGCCCGCTCCCTGGTCCAGGATGTTGCCACTGtggaggatgaggaaaagggCGTGGATCCGGCACGCCTGCGCCGCACTCTCCGCCGAGCCGCCCTGCGGGAAGGGGAGCACCGCTGTTGGCACCCGCGCCGGGGGACACGGCCCgagggagggagcgagcgaGGCACGCACCTCAGGGAAGCCAGACACCCCCAATCCTTCGCCATCCACCTTGGCGGCGCTGGCTGCGTCCCCTGCGAGCACACGGCCCCGGTGAGCCCGGCCGCAGCGTCCGGGCAGGGGTCGGTCCCCTCCCAGGACACCCGTGCTGGGGTTCGGggccaggacccccccccccaccgctCACCCAGCACCTCGTCCAGCTCCGCCGGCCGCTCCAGCGTGTCCAAGAAGTCATTGGAGCTCCACTTGGTCATCTCCTTCGCAAAGACCTCATCGCTGTCGGACAGGTCCTCTGcggtggcagggagggggccGTGGGTGGCGAGCCCGCGAGGGCCCCCCCGCCAGGTGCATCTGGGTGCCTGGTCCCTGCCACCGAAACGCTgagccgcggggctgccccgccaTACCGTGAGCATCGAAAAACTCCTCTTCGGAACTGTTCTCGGAGTCACGGGCAATGTTCTGCATCCGCCACTCGGACAGGCTCTGAGGAGACACCCCCCCTGGCACCGGCGCGGGGTCAgcacccagagcccccccccccccagcgagactcctgccccacagctcccccttGTTCCTGCACCCAGAGCCCCCCCGGGAGATccagggccacccagagccCCCCCCAGGAGACCCAGGGCCACCCATAGCCACCCTCAGAGACCCAGGGCCACCCCTGGAgcacccagagccccccaggaGACCCAGGGCCACCCATAGCCACCCTCAGAGACCCAGGGCCACCCCTGGAGCACCCAGAGCCCCCCCGGGAGACCCAGGGCCACCCCTGGAAGACCCAGGGCCACCCAGAGTCCCCCCAGGAGACCCAGGGCCACCCATAGCCACCCTCAGAGACCCAGGGCCACCCCTGGAgcacccagagccccccccAGGAGACCCAGGGCCACCCTGGGAGACCCAGGGCCACCCCGGGAGCAcccagggccacccagagccCCCCCCGGAGACCCAGGCCAGGGAAGAGAGGGTCCCCTGATGCATCTCCTatggagaacagcagcagccgGGGGGTTGGGGGCTCCCATCCCACCCAGGCAGGACCCGGTCTCTCACCTCCATGCTGGGAAGAGTAGGAGGAGCGGGAAGAGGTGGACCACTGCTTGGCAAAGGTATCGTCAGGGGAGGCATCGGCCACCCCCTGCACCTCGGCCCCCTCCTGCCCGCTGGCACCACCCGGCTCCGGCCGCCCCTCGGGGCTGGGCCCGGCGGTGGGGGGCTCCTCGGCCTCGCCGCACTTGGCCATCTTCTGCGCCAGCATCCGTGCcgtctcctcctccagctgccggATGTCCTCCATCGTCAGGTCCGTCCACTCGTCCTGCCAGCACCAAGCCTGGCGATGGGCGCGCAGCATCACCTTCCGCAAACCTGCGACGGCGAGCGGGGGGAGCGAGCCCGGCATGGCCCCGGGGctccccaaacctgcccccCAAGCCCAGCAGTGCCAAGGTGCCAGCACGGTTGAGGGCTCACCGCTGCTGCCCCCCACTCACCCACGTCATGGATGAACTGCTCGATTTTCGACTGCATCCCCCAGTAGCGAAACTCCACCTTGCAGAGCTTGTAGGCGCACATCAGGggcccgccggcggccgcctCCAGCCAGTCGTCACCCAGCGGACCCCGGCCCGTCTTGGCCGAGTGGTAGAGCTTGGGGTCCTCCTCGGGCTTGTATTCCCCGGGGGAGATGGGGTCACGCACGATATCGATGGTGTCTGCGGAGAGAGCGACGCTCGTCACCCCGCGGTGCTTGGCAGCCCCCCTCGGGCAGAAAAGCGGcgaaaaaggcacaaaaatcAGAGGGGGCACCCGTCAAATTATTCCCACAAGCCGTGCGCCCAACACAAACGCTCTCTATCCTGCAGCTATAACATCAAAGGCACCCTTGGGTGC encodes:
- the AIP gene encoding AH receptor-interacting protein isoform X2, which encodes MAQEVEQLRADGVHKEVLREGTGPLPDFRDGTKATFHYRTLRCGDEETPLDDSRARGKPMELIAGKKFKLPVWEAALRTMRPGERARFRCDAKHVVLYPLVSKSLRNIAAGKDPLEGQRHCCSIAQLHEHYSLGYPDLDELQKNPQPLIFDIEVLKVEAPGSYQQDPWAMTDEEKLQAVPLIHKEGNELYRQGKVREAAAKYYDAIACLKNLQMKEQPGSPDWIELDQKITPLLLNYCQCKLQCEEYYEVLDHCSSILNKQRQGLLQAGEGPRGGMERGGGAG
- the AIP gene encoding AH receptor-interacting protein isoform X1, with product MAQEVEQLRADGVHKEVLREGTGPLPDFRDGTKATFHYRTLRCGDEETPLDDSRARGKPMELIAGKKFKLPVWEAALRTMRPGERARFRCDAKHVVLYPLVSKSLRNIAAGKDPLEGQRHCCSIAQLHEHYSLGYPDLDELQKNPQPLIFDIEVLKVEAPGSYQQDPWAMTDEEKLQAVPLIHKEGNELYRQGKVREAAAKYYDAIACLKNLQMKEQPGSPDWIELDQKITPLLLNYCQCKLQCEEYYEVLDHCSSILNKYEDNVKAYFKRGKAHAAVWNVAEAQADFAKVLALDPSLRPVVSKELRSLEARLREKDAEDKIRFKGIFSQ